The Lycium barbarum isolate Lr01 chromosome 12, ASM1917538v2, whole genome shotgun sequence genome includes a region encoding these proteins:
- the LOC132623711 gene encoding uncharacterized protein LOC132623711 has protein sequence MEHLEKAKIIRLKTHNGKYLTASKDEKSVRQSSDGSTVNALWSVEFLDGQHYLRLKSCYGKYLTASNVPLIPKISGSRKIMQTLPKKLSSAIEWEAEQDGSLYQIRLKTRYGHFLRPFGGIPPWRNIVTHDVPHRKKSTLWEIEIMESQLVHQKIQPATSFAQFTKAFSCSFAEPI, from the exons ATGGAGCACTTGGAGAAGGCAAAAATCATTCGTCTCAAAACGCATAATGGCAAATACCTAACAGCAAGCAAAGATGAGAAATCTGTACGCCAAAGTAGTGATGGCTCAACAGTAAATGCTCTTTGGTCCGTGGAATTTTTAGATGGCCAACATTATCTACGCCTTAAAAGTTGTTATGGCAAGTACTTGACAGCTTCAAATGTTCCATTAATTCCTAAG ATTAGTGGATCAAGAAAAATCATGCAGACTCTACCTAAAAAGCTGAGTTCCGCAATAGAATGGGAGGCTGAACAAGATGGATCGTTATACCAAATTCGTCTAAAGACGCGATACGGCCATTTCTTGAGACCCTTTGGAGGGATACCCCCATGGAGGAACATTGTCACCCATGATGTTCCTCACAGGAAAAAATCTACCTTATGGGAAATCGAAATTATGGAGAGTCAGTTGGTTCACCAAAAGATTCAACCTGCTACAAGCTTCGCCCAATTTACCAAAGCATTCTCTTGTTCTTTTGCTGAGCCCATATAA